The Haloarcula rubripromontorii region CGAACGCCACCCGTACCAGCCACGGACAGACATCGTCGAGTACTGTCACGAGCGAGGCATCAGAGTCGTGGCCCACTCGCCGCTGTCGGCTCCCGGATTGCTCGACGAGCCTGTCCTGACGGATATCGCAGACGAATACGGCCTTTCCTCGGCCGGTGTGGTGCTGGCGTGGAACGTCACACAGGGGGTTGTTCCGATTCCGTCCAGTACGACACCGTCTCATATCGTCGAAAACCTCGTCGCAGCTGGGCGGCGACTCGACACAGAGACGTGTGCCCGCATCGAGGCGCTTCAACAGCCGGATTTCGAGCGGTAACCGGTGCAATTGGCAGTATAATTATGTGACTGAAACCCGAATCGAAAACATGACCGCGACGGAGACACAGGGACGTTCACTCGACGTAGCTTCGCTGGACAGCCGACACTGGCTCGGTATCGTGGCGGCACTGGTCTCGGCGGCGATACACCTCCTGCTCGGTATCAGGCTGGCCCCGTCCGGTCTGGGTATCAGCTTCATCCTCGCGGGGCTTGGGTTTCTGGGCGGTGTCGCGCTGGTCGGCCTGGGTATTCGCCGTCGCCTCGTCTACGCCGTCGGCGTTCCGTTCACGCTCGTCCAGATTCTGCTGTGGTACTACGTCAATTTCGCCGCCGGGCCGAAATCGTTCCCGACTGATATCGGGACACTGGGTGCGGTCGACAAGGTCGCACAGCTTGTCCTGCTGGCGGTCCTCGTTGCGCTGTTGCGATGAACTGTGCTACTGTGGCGGCTGACAGGCAGCGGGGAGGTGTCGATGGCCGAGCAACACGGTGACGGTGCAATCCCCGTCGAACTTTCGGTGATCGGCGGGTTCGTTATCGCCGGGATTGTCGGCGTGCTGTTCCCCGCAGACGCGATGACCCATTGGCTGTTCCACCCGGCGGTCGTCGCAGGCTGTTGCTGGGCCGGACAGCTCTGGTACGTCGGCCGAACGGTCAGTGTCACGCCGGCTACCGGTGACCCCTGGCGCTACACCTTTGGGATTGCAAACACCGTGACGCTACTTCGCGGCGGGCTTTATGCCGTCGTCGCTGGCTTTCTCGTGGTGCCGGTGACGACCGAGCTCGTCTGGGTCCCAGCGGCCTGCTACGGCGCTGGGGTCGTACTCGATAGGCTCGATGGCACCGTCGCCCGAACCGTCGGCAAACAGACCCAGCTGGGCACGCGGTTAGACATGGCTTTCGACACTTTCGGGTTCGTGGTTGCACCGCTTGTCGCAGTCCTCTGGGGCCAGCTCCCCGCCCTGTACCTCTCACTGTCGGCTGCTCGCTACGTCTACGTCGCCGGGATTCGCTGGCGGCGCTACCGAAACCGGCCCGTCTTCGAGCGGCCTGACAGCAACCTCGGGAAGTATCTCGCCGGCGTCCAGATGGCGTTTATTACCGCCGCGCTCGTCCCTACCGCGCCGACGGGACTAGTCTTCAGACTCACACCGGTCGTCATTGCACCGTCGCTGATGGTGTTCCTCCGTGACTTCCTCGTCGCTAGCGGTCGACTTCCTCGGGAGTGGTTCGACCGGCAGCGTTGATACGTCTCTGTCCCTATATCTTGGTATGCTCTTCCCGACACACCTGCTCGCGGCCGCGCTTCTGGGACGTGTGTCGCGGTTGTCGCCGCTGTGGCTTGTGGTCGGGACCGCCTTTCCGGACGTGGTAGACAGGCCGCTAGCATCGGTCGGTGTCACCGCCCTCTATCATTCAATCGGCCACTCTGCACTGCTCGTGGTCGTTGCGCTCCCGCTGGCTCTCTCGGGCCGGACAGGACTGTCGGCGGCAGCTGGATGGGCGTTACATCTCCTCCTTGACACCGTCCACGTCGTTCTCAACGGCCGCCCCGGCGACGCGGTCTTTCTGCTTTGGCCTGTTCTTACTCCGACGGACCCACTGGCGCTCCCGCCGGGGTCGTTCTTCGTGTACTACCTCTGGAGTCCATCATTCTTCCTCGAAGTCGCGCTCTGGCTCACGACCGCTGGCCTGCTCGCCAGACACGCCACAAGAGAGGGCCGTGCTGGCTCCCGAGATCGGGTCGATTGAGCCTCCCAGTCGCTGTGGAGACATAATACGATGGCACAATCCCTGAAACGCTGCAATATAGTGACTATCGACACTGTCCGACTGAATCAGTACACGATGACACACCAACCCAACTGAGAGGGCCTCGGTTGGCGGCACTCCGTCGCGTCTCAGCTTTCTACGCAGTCCGTACAGCGGCTAGCGCCGGGTAGCGAGGACCGACCACACTCTGTACACGCATCGAGGCCTGCGCTTGGCTTCTCCCGTGGGACAGGTAACGTGTTCAGTGCTTTTCGCAATCGCTTCTTCATGTCATAACGCATTGGCGTCGACTATTTTAATATTTGGGGTAAAAGCGATAGAAACACGCCAGTGTCTGTGATATTAGCAAAATAATCTATTGACTGTGGCACATAAATGCGTATTTGTATACGTACAACTGTCCCATTTTTACGCTATCTCCCGTGTGTTCAGTCAGTACAGAGCCGAGAGAGACCCAGTCACTGCTGCCCGACAGCGCGGCCTGACCGCTCTCGGATTTCCAATGCCCACACATTGGGATTTTCCTGTAGTTCGTACTCTGAAAGCAGATTTGACTGATACGCGTTATCAGCGAGTGACTCACGTGCGGTGTCCCACTCGTCGATTTCGATGCGGTTGAGCGATCCGGCGACGATTACACTCCGCCATGCACCGTCTGGACCAATGTCGAAGGTGCTAAAGCTTGCCACATCAGTTTGCTCCGCATACGTCTCTTTTCGGAGTTCGGTGGTTGCGCCCAGAAACACGAAGTATAGGGTGTCCTCACCGTCGTATCCGAAGGATAGCGGCACGCCATATGGCACTCCCTCGGCAGCCATCGACAACACACCAACGCCTCTCTCTGTTAGCACCTCATCGATGACCGAATCTTCCACCTCTGCGCCCAGTAAGGGTTGGAAATCTGAACTCATAGCTGGAATATGTTCTTGATACTGGAATAAGGTTTGAGGAGATTCTCAGGAACTCGGAATTCGACTTTGAGTACCGAAATCGGGAAGATCAGGAGCACAGACCACCAGCATAATAAATACCAACCAACACTGACCGCTGCCATCTGCTACCCGATTGCGAGAGTTTGTTACCCGGCAGTCCGAATTGGTGACATGGCCATCGACCCACTGACAAACGATGACGTTCTGGCGGTCCTTGAAGACTGTGACGCGACTGCGGTCCCGACAGCACACATCTCTGCACGCCTTTCGGCCCCGAAACCGTACGTCACAACGCACCTCCAGCAGCTCGCTTTGAAAGGCCTGGTGGGGTTCAACACACACAGAGGAGTTCGCCGCTGGCGGCTTACGACCGCTGCGAGAACACCAAGTGAGTAAGACACAGTGGCCGCTGGTGTCTGGTCGCGACTGTCTCACGCGTCGGTGCGGATATCTCGGTCAACGGCGTCCTCCGCGAGCGTGTCGAAGCAATCCCTGGCATCATCTGTCAGCCGATATCGCTCGTGGACATCGTCCGGTTCTCTCCCCCGCCCACTCGCCAGCCCAACGACGTGCGCGATTTTCTCGTAGTTCTCTCTGACGAGCGAGCCGACAAGATCGGGGAGTCCGGCGCGACCGGCGAGCTCTTCGGCGGCTGCCCGCCCCGCGTACACCCGCTTGGTCGGCCGATCGACCAGTACCATCGCAAACGGCGGCTCGTCAAACTGGGCCGTCAGAAACGACTGCGCCGACTCGTCGTACCACGAGATCGCGCCGATATCGTCAAGCCGTTCGAGGGCTTTCGCAGCCACCGAACAGTACGGACACTCGCCGTCGTAGATGAGTACGGAGCTAAAACGGGCCATGTCTTTACTAGGAGTCCGTCCCGCATATATCGTTGGATTAGGAGGGCGGTATGTAGTGTCAGTGGACAGTTCGGACAGCGACGTGTCAGCTGTTGGTGCCCTGGACTGCCCCGAGATGAGCCGACGTCGTCCGCTGACTCCTGATCGTTGCTGGCGCGGTTGGCTGTGTGATCAGTTCGTTCATACGTCAGTAGCTATCAGCACGGCATGATGCCCTCCGCCAGACGGGTTCTCCGGACAGAGGATAGCCGTCGGACAGAACTACTTGGCACCATCGCCTCGAATTCGCTTCCGATTGTTGGCGTTGCGTTCCTTGACTGGAGTGCGGCTGCATTGCTGTTTCTGTACTGGTTTGAGCTTGGCGTCGACTCGGTCTGGGCACTCGTCCGGGCAGTGTTCGCTGGCCGCCCGCCGACTATCGAGACTGGCACCCTACTTATCGGGCCACTGGCGGAACGACAGTTCGCCCTCTCTGTCCCGCGAACCGATCTGCGGGTCTATCTCACGACGATGCTTGCGCTTCCAGTTACCGTTCTCATCCTGGCAGGGGTCTGGTTGTTTACTGGGGCCCTCCTCATCGGTCCACTGCCGGAGCCTAGCACAGAGACGGTAACTGGTGTACTGCTGGCAACGGTCGGTATTTTCGTTGTAACGGGTGTGACAACGGTGCGAAACTACTTCTACAACGGCGCGTATCGGAAACACAACTCGGCGACAGCCTTTGGTGGCCTGTTACCGCGGATGATAACTGTCTTTTTTGGGGGGATACTCACTCTGACGCTCATAACAGCAGCCACAGAGGGGCCTGAAGCAGAACTCGGCAGTCTTGACCCGACTGTCGTCGGGTTGCCGATGGTACTCATGATCGTCTGTTTCAAATTCGCATCTGACCTCCTGGGTGTCTACAGCGACCGTCTTGCCGTCTATTTCAAGTCGTACGATCAGGAATACGGCTGGCAAAGGGCCCCATCGAAAGCACGATCTGTCGACGGAACGCTGGCTGAGGTTTCTGAACGCCTTCGCCCGGTTCGCTGGGGACGAGTCATCGGTGGCCCCCTCCGATTTCCACATCACCCGGGAAGCATGTTTCTCTGCGGCATGGGGCTTCTCGTTGCGGTTCTGTTTGCAATTGGGGGCGCATGGGACATCGTTGCCGTGATTGTTGTCGCAAGCGTTAGCATCCCGGTTCTCCTGCTGTGTCTCGATCAGCTATTGCGATACGGGGCGATCGAATACCGAATCGACGCTGACAACGGTGTCCTCATCGCATACGACCGTCTGTTTGGCACGGCACTCTGGCGCATCGAATCGTGGGAGGAACGTAGCCTCCGCGTCGAGAAGACACCGCTTGATTCGCTGTTCGGCACAGAGACAGTTACTATCGAACACGCTGATGGCGAATACATACTGCCACACCTGTCTGATGCCGCCCCAGTTGTCGCGGTGTTTGACCGACAACCCGAACGTTCAGAGCAGATACTCCCCGGTCGGGCCAGTCTATTGTCATAAGTCGTTCGAGTGGCCTGTGAAGAGCTATCTATCCACTGCGGTGCTGTTGTCGGTCCACAGGTCATACCCGACGACAAGCGCCATGCCACTCGTCGGTACGATCAACAACAGCCTGCCAGCGGGTGAGAAGCCAACGCCTGCCACCGACAGACCGAGCACTGCAGCGGCGAGTACTGGTGGGCCAGTGAGTGCGGCACCGAGCCGAGCGCTTTCGGACCGGAGGTAGCCAGCGCCCCAACCGCCGAGGCCTATGATTATGAGCGGGATCGCAAGTGCCCAGATGAGGAGGGCGGTGAGTTCTCTCCCGATATCGTTTGTGCTGGCTGTGGTGAACAACAGCGTCCCGAGCAAACAGGCCCCAGTCCCGAAGAGCGCCCCGAGTGCGAACGCGCCTTGCAGGCGTGACAGTGAGTCCCTGTCACGCCTGAACAATGCGCCCAGACCGACGAACACCAGCGCGTTCGCGCTTATAATGAGTCCGGGTCTGAGTGTTCGCTGCACCCAGATCGCGCTGAAGGTTGGTGGGTTGAACACATACGAATCACCCGGCCGCGGAGTCGGCCAGAGTTCAAGTGGGACTGCGGTGATGAGCAGACAGACCGCACTCAGACCGAGGAGCGGACCGGCGATCCGATATACGCGACGGGACATAGCAGGTCACTCACCTCCAAGAGCCACGACAGTTCCAGTCGGAGAGACGCCCACGACCCCACCGTCGAGTACTGCCACTGAGACAGCCTGATACTCGACAGGATACTGCCACACTGCCTCACCAAAGCGCGTAGTGAACGCGGTGAGACCATTCTCGCGCTGGAACGTAAACACGGCATCAGCAGCCGCGGCAGTCACTGCGCCACCAAGATCGATTTCCGAGCACCACCGGGGCGTCGGTGCGCCGTCATCGACGCGGTCGAAGGCAAACGTCGCACTGGAGGACTCACCGGGACGCTCAATTGCATACACGCTCTCGGGCGTCACGACCGGGGACTCAAGTGACCGTCTGTCGTCGAGCCGCCACTGCTCTGTCCCGTCTGTGAGCGAGCGGCCGAGCAGGTCACCGTACGTATCGCTCACATAGACCGTCTCATCGGACACGACAGGATATCCAGCAGGTCGATCTTCGCGTTTCCACTGGACCGCACCGGTTGCGGCGTCTACCGCCACTATCTGCTCACCAGCGATAACGACGGTGCCATCGGCCACGGCCAGCCTCGTTCCATCGACATTTGCCGTCCACTGCCGGTGCCCGTCGTCGATATCAAATCTCGCCACCCCATCAGTCGTGGGAACGAACAGTGCACCAGCAGCCACTGTCGGAACGCCTGCCCCCGCTGTGTCAGTGTTTCGCCACACAACAGCGCCGTCCGCAACTCTGAGCGCTGCGATACCGTCCGCCGTCGCGAGAAAAACACGGCCGTTGGCCATCACTGGCGGCGCTGCGCCGTCTCCAATGTCGACCACCGACGGAACTGTCGCCGGTGTGAGCGCACGCCGCCACTGTTCCGATCCGTCACGGAGCGACAGCGCGACGATGTCGGTCGAAGTCGCCAGCACGACAGTTTCGTCGGCGACGACGGCCGCGCTTGCACTCGTGTCGTCACCGCCAGTAGCGGCTGCAGAAACATTTGCGTGCCATCTAACAGCTGGTGTCGTTGTTTCCAGTTGGACTGGCGCATAGCCTGTGTTCGCTGTATCGAACCGCGGTAAGGGCCACGACCCGTCGGGCAGTGTCTCGAAGCCGGGATTGTCGATACCCGGGTCCACGGTGTGTGATGGCTCTGGCTCGCCGTCGTCGGGGCACGTCGACGAACAGCCAGCGACGCTGGCGAATGTTCCGGTGGCGACCATTCCGAGAAATGTCCGCCGCGATGTGGAGGGCATCGACTGCTCGTTCCGGTAGCTACACAAAAAATTTTAATATGTTATTTTACTGAGAGGGGATCCGGCCCTCGTCGCCTCAGACGGTTCATTCGCCTTCGAAACGAGAGGCTGGACGAATCCCGCTCTACGATGTGATCGACGGCCTGTCTTAGCGGTAAATCCAGCAAACCTTAGTAAACTGTTCCCAATAGCGCTTCTATGGCCGAAACGACACTCGCTACGATAGACGAACTGTTGGAAGGCACGCTAGATGACGTGGACGACCCTGAAGCCCGATACAAACTCAGAAGTGCGCGACAACTTCTGCAAGTCGTTCAACAGCGACAGGACATCATCGATGAGGCTATCGACACTGCCATCGAAGATGAAGAAGTCCTGCAAAACCTCCGCGATCTCGGCTATACTGAGTAACGGCACTGTACACCTGTTGGCACAGAACAAGTCTTTTGTCTCTCTTCTCCAAGCTTCAGGCATGACAGCAGATACTGCCGAGCAGCTCAGAGCTGAATTAGAGGCGGTCTTCACGAACGCAGACTATCCCGTCGAAGAACCGATGGAACTGGTGCCGGCCCTGCCGGACGGTCCGGGTACGACATTCGAGGCAGGAGACATACGCGTCGGGGTGATGGACTTCGGCGCAGAGTACGCCGAGTATCAAGAGTATCCCTACGAGACGGCGGAGGCTCTCATCGACGACCTGATGACCGGGTTTCGGGAAGAAGGGCTGTTCGACTGAGTCGGCCGTTTTTCCCACCGCCTGACTGTGTGATGCGTATTTGCGACGGAGCAGTCACAACCGAGCGGTATCGATAACAACTACCAGAGTGTTCGCGACGGTACTGGTCAAGCTTCAGCGTCGTACCCCGCGTCCTCCACAGCGGCGATGAGTCGCTCTACGCTGATGTCGCCGTCGACAGACACCTGTTCGGCATCTCTGTCGGCGTCAGCGCCTTGCACTCCAGCCAGTGCTTCGATGGCCTCCTCAACGGCCTGCTCACAGTGACCGCAACTCATTCCTTCAACAGCCAATGTCGTGGACATAGCGATTACGACGACGTATGCACGGAACTTTTCGATTACGAACATCCGTCTTTAGCTAAGAGAGAAACCGCGTGACAGCAGCGGCTTATCGAGGCTTCTTTTCGAGAGGAATGAGGAGGCGATAGCTGTGTCCAACAGAGCCTCCTCATCGAGAATCATGCGTC contains the following coding sequences:
- a CDS encoding pyridoxamine 5'-phosphate oxidase family protein, with translation MSSDFQPLLGAEVEDSVIDEVLTERGVGVLSMAAEGVPYGVPLSFGYDGEDTLYFVFLGATTELRKETYAEQTDVASFSTFDIGPDGAWRSVIVAGSLNRIEIDEWDTARESLADNAYQSNLLSEYELQENPNVWALEIRERSGRAVGQQ
- a CDS encoding outer membrane protein assembly factor BamB family protein; the protein is MVATGTFASVAGCSSTCPDDGEPEPSHTVDPGIDNPGFETLPDGSWPLPRFDTANTGYAPVQLETTTPAVRWHANVSAAATGGDDTSASAAVVADETVVLATSTDIVALSLRDGSEQWRRALTPATVPSVVDIGDGAAPPVMANGRVFLATADGIAALRVADGAVVWRNTDTAGAGVPTVAAGALFVPTTDGVARFDIDDGHRQWTANVDGTRLAVADGTVVIAGEQIVAVDAATGAVQWKREDRPAGYPVVSDETVYVSDTYGDLLGRSLTDGTEQWRLDDRRSLESPVVTPESVYAIERPGESSSATFAFDRVDDGAPTPRWCSEIDLGGAVTAAAADAVFTFQRENGLTAFTTRFGEAVWQYPVEYQAVSVAVLDGGVVGVSPTGTVVALGGE
- a CDS encoding heavy-metal-associated domain-containing protein is translated as MSTTLAVEGMSCGHCEQAVEEAIEALAGVQGADADRDAEQVSVDGDISVERLIAAVEDAGYDAEA
- a CDS encoding DUF6498-containing protein, with the translated sequence MPSARRVLRTEDSRRTELLGTIASNSLPIVGVAFLDWSAAALLFLYWFELGVDSVWALVRAVFAGRPPTIETGTLLIGPLAERQFALSVPRTDLRVYLTTMLALPVTVLILAGVWLFTGALLIGPLPEPSTETVTGVLLATVGIFVVTGVTTVRNYFYNGAYRKHNSATAFGGLLPRMITVFFGGILTLTLITAATEGPEAELGSLDPTVVGLPMVLMIVCFKFASDLLGVYSDRLAVYFKSYDQEYGWQRAPSKARSVDGTLAEVSERLRPVRWGRVIGGPLRFPHHPGSMFLCGMGLLVAVLFAIGGAWDIVAVIVVASVSIPVLLLCLDQLLRYGAIEYRIDADNGVLIAYDRLFGTALWRIESWEERSLRVEKTPLDSLFGTETVTIEHADGEYILPHLSDAAPVVAVFDRQPERSEQILPGRASLLS
- a CDS encoding DUF7475 family protein, whose product is MTATETQGRSLDVASLDSRHWLGIVAALVSAAIHLLLGIRLAPSGLGISFILAGLGFLGGVALVGLGIRRRLVYAVGVPFTLVQILLWYYVNFAAGPKSFPTDIGTLGAVDKVAQLVLLAVLVALLR
- a CDS encoding CDP-alcohol phosphatidyltransferase family protein — translated: MAEQHGDGAIPVELSVIGGFVIAGIVGVLFPADAMTHWLFHPAVVAGCCWAGQLWYVGRTVSVTPATGDPWRYTFGIANTVTLLRGGLYAVVAGFLVVPVTTELVWVPAACYGAGVVLDRLDGTVARTVGKQTQLGTRLDMAFDTFGFVVAPLVAVLWGQLPALYLSLSAARYVYVAGIRWRRYRNRPVFERPDSNLGKYLAGVQMAFITAALVPTAPTGLVFRLTPVVIAPSLMVFLRDFLVASGRLPREWFDRQR
- a CDS encoding MTH865 family protein; the protein is MTADTAEQLRAELEAVFTNADYPVEEPMELVPALPDGPGTTFEAGDIRVGVMDFGAEYAEYQEYPYETAEALIDDLMTGFREEGLFD
- a CDS encoding DCC1-like thiol-disulfide oxidoreductase family protein, with product MARFSSVLIYDGECPYCSVAAKALERLDDIGAISWYDESAQSFLTAQFDEPPFAMVLVDRPTKRVYAGRAAAEELAGRAGLPDLVGSLVRENYEKIAHVVGLASGRGREPDDVHERYRLTDDARDCFDTLAEDAVDRDIRTDA